The Nicotiana tomentosiformis chromosome 2, ASM39032v3, whole genome shotgun sequence genome includes the window atttatatatatatctaaAAATGCGAAAAAACAAATGTTAGGAGGTCTTACAAAACGAAAGAAATATACTTTGTTACTTACATAGACCCTATTATCACAATTGAGCATAATACTCAATAATGATAGTACATGATGTATTCTAAGTAATATAAGAACACGCACTTCAAAAAATAGCCTGGATAAGCCCTCCTTCTTGTAGCCCATGTGAGATCTTCTTTTCTTGCGCAATTGGCCATTCTTAATTTGCAGAAATAACTTCAAGTATAATACCTCCTAGTGTGTGTCCTGTAAGGTCATTACCAGGTGATCCATTGTATCTTCCCAGCCAGTGTGCTCCAATAATTCAGTCGAACATGATGTATTCTTCAGTATTTCAGTTGATACTGTCTTGTCATATGTTTGGTGCCTCGTCGCTTTTTCGTGTGAATTGTTGCGTTTGTCCATCCAGTCGCACCCAACTAGTCCTTACTTTTGATGTAGCCAATTCAGTATAATACCTAACATGATTGTTGATGTGGTACTTCTTGGTTGTGTTCTGCCCTTGCGTGTAATATCATCAGATATCCATTGCAAAGTTAGCTCGCTAGTAACTGGTGATTGCACCTCCAGTTGATCATGTCTGTTGATCATAACTCCTCCTTCAAGGAAATGAGCACATGGTGCTAATACCACCCATTGAATTCGTTGTTTTGAGGCAATGAATTGACACAGTAACTTCTCCATTTCTCGCTTTGTGTATGACCCTTTTTGCTGCTGCATGTGTCTCAGTTGTAGTAGTAAGTAGTTCAGTATATCTCGATCAACCTGCCCTCTATTATGTGTATATTCAGTGCACACACATAGTGATTGTTCTTGTATCACGATGCCCAAAGCACATGTTGCTTTTTCCATGACATTCCTGTTGCGTGCAATAGATGTCCTCCAAATGTTATGTTCCTTTTGTAATAAATGATGTGAACTTTCTGATTTCCATCTTTGAGACACTTGGGCTCTCCATTTGTAGTCTTCATCTGCAGTTTCATTATATAGGCATTTCGAACAGTAGTAATGAATAACTGACTTCTTCTTCTTGATGCCTTGCAATATTCTGTAAATTATAAACCCAACCTAGTCAAGTACCCAAATATACAACACTTTATCAGGTTGTATATTCAGCAAATGTTTCATATAGTTGATGTCTAATTTGACACTATCCATTTGCCGAATATCCCTTTGAAGAATTGTCTCCAAGTTCGATTCAATACTTGTGCTTACTACTGATACGCCCTCAAGGGAATGAGCATAGGGTGCTAATACCACCCATTGAGCATGTATCAGATAGCAATGCATATTTACAGTGGCTTTCCCTGCAAAAACGAAAACAACGTTAGTATAAATATTGTCCTCCATTGCCTCCTCCTTAAGGGTTTGATGAAGGTGATCGAGTCTGTATCTCCCAATGGACCTCCTCCCCATTCTTCTCTTATCGTCCTCATCTACTAACCTCATGCAGTTCTTATTCTTAAGTATGGACATTGAGATTTATCATCATTCACAATCCTCATTCCTTGAATATCCATTTGACCAAAGCAATTGCTCTCAATGAGACCAATATCTAGTGCGTAGTTAACAAGATGATCTGCTAGTTTGTTGCCTTCTCTAAGAGTATGGTTTATTGTAACATTGCATCTTGACATTAGTTGTTTGATCTCCTCCACTTCTCTTGCCACATACCAAGGAGCAGACCACTGTCCTTCCACTACATTCTTCACGATCATAGAATCAGTGTGCAGATCAATACTGATATGATCATGTTCAATACAAAATCTAAGAGCTTGAACCATGGACTTAGGTATTTCTTTACCACAAGTATATATCACATCTCCCTCTTCATTCCTCAGAACAAAACCAATAACACTTCTCCCTGGGTTGCTCCTGGAAGCCCCATCAATGTTCACTTTAATCTTGCCTGCTGTGGGGAACTCCCACAACACCTTAGTAATCTTCAAATTAGGAATATGATGTTCCATAATTTTAACTAAATCTGGCCATTTGTGTGGTACGTGATGTAGCTAGGCTTCCTAAATTTGACAAGTGAAGATACCTAGTAAATGACCCTACTCACAATTACTGCTTCTCCATATTTGTAGCTATTTTTTCTCTTCCATAACTCCCATACAATAATGGTTGGCAGTGCCTGAATTATAGGCTTTAGTCTTTGGTATAGCATCAACAATCCAACACTTGATTATAGATTGGTGAAATGTAAGCTCCTCTAACCTAATTCCTACACTCGGTAGGAAATACGACCACACTCTTCTAGTCATCTACTGGTAGCTTATTTCTCCATACTTTCCACATTAAGAAAGCTATTTTAAATGGTAAACCTTTCACCCAAATATTCTTATAAGCATTGCATGGTTCTTGACTCCTTCTCACATATTCCCAAGCTAATTTTACACTAAAATCTCCCCTAGATTCCAGCATCCAAAATGGCTTATCCAGTACATCATATAACATTGGTACTTTAGTGTGTTTCAGTATGTGGTTGGCAAATTCTTCTGGCAATATTTGTCTAATTTTGGCTTCATCCCACTGTCCATATTGCATTACATCACACACATTATTAACCGTTTCATCACAAAATAAATCGGGTGGAGTCATGAAATACAAATCCCCCAAACCTGTCCAGTTTTCAAACCAGAACAGAGCTGATCCCATTTTTGTATGCCATACAATTTGGTGTTCAACTAAATCCCTGCATTTGATTATTTTCTTCCATACACGTGATCCAACCCTCCAAGGTACCACCATAGGATTATGTTTCTTAAAGTATTTTTGACACATAAATGAACTCCACAGAGTAGGTTTTGTTCTAAAGTTCCACCACAATTTGCAAAACAAAGCCTTTGAAATATCATCGAGTGATCTAAATCCTACCCCCCCTTCCTTACATGGCAAACATAATGTCTTCCATGATGTCCAATGTCTGCTCGAGCCACCACCAACAGAATTACACCAGAAGAACTGGGCAAATATCTTGTGCAGGTTTTTAATCACATAAGTAGGAGGATTTACTGCTGAAAGGAGGTGAATTGGCATGCTTTGAAGAACATATTTGATCAATACAGCCCTACCTCCTCTAGAAAGAAGTTTACCTTTTCATGCTTGCAATTTGTCTAACACCTTGTTGATGAGACCTTGATAATAGTCCATCCTTCTTCTAGAGTAGAAGATTGGGCAACCAAGGTATGTGAATGGAAATTCCTTCTTGGATATCCCAGTGATCCTTTTCACCTTGTGCACGACCTGTTCACTGGTGAAGTGATGCATATAAATGGCAGATTTACTTTTGTTTATCAGCTGACCAGAAGCCCATTCATATGCATACAAGACTTCCATAACCAATTGTAACGAGGTAGCATCAGAGGATGAGAATATGATCGTATCATCAGCATAAGCTAAATGATTAATCTTCGGGCTCCACTTAGGCAATCCAAATCCATAAAAGTAAAGGTTCATATGTAATGCATTTAGACCATTTGACAATGCCTCAGCCGCAAGAATGAATAATGTTGGAGACAAAGGGTCACTTTGCTTCACACCTCTTGTTGATTTGAAAAAACCATATGGTTGCCCATTAAGCAAGACATAATACCAGTTATTTGATATAATGTCAAATATTAGGCTAATGAACCTTTTCTCAAATCCCATTTTCCTCATAACCTTAGTGAGGAACATCCAAGATAGCCTATCATAGGCTTTTATCATATCTAATTTGATCACCACATTTGGACCAGCCTTAGTTCTCAACCTAATATCATTAATTATCTCTTGTGTCAACAAAACATTTTCCACTATGCTCATGTCCTTCACGAAGCCTGCTTGCTCATCTGTTATCAGATTAGGAAGATAACCAACTAGCCTCTCATGAATAACTTTGGATAATACCTTGTTTATGAAGTTGCTGAGGCTAAAtatatattgtgagttaaatacatgatttatatgtggagttgaacatgaaaattagtagaaatttaggattttggtaaaaaacctagaaattggtatttttggattttcaccACGAAATTGGTCATGGAATtgaaaataaatcatatatttatgttcgaaatattatgggtaaagtttatcttcgagaaatttcagaattcaggcacgtgggctcgagggtcgactttattgacttttcgagcggagttggaaattattataaattgattaattatgggtagtagagtatatatttatagatttacacatttgtttgactagttttggagagacgggcatcagtttgaggtgttagagtggcgttggagccggctatggaacttcggagcgaggtaagtctcttgtctaactctgtgaggggggaactacccctaggtgatgtatttgatatgtgttacttattgcgggggctacgtacgtacgagatgatgagagtccgtacgtagctagattcatgttatgtccgggtagacttaggttcctgccatgctataactgtactatttgagttgtctcttgcctattaaattcctttattttatgttGCGACTTGaaactagacttgtgtagagtgatagacttgctattttagagattcgacgggcttcatgattagcctcAGAATAATTGTACCCCTCCTACGAATTTCTCCTGCGTTATGCAttttcatcgaaaggtttccctaaaaattcataattcacacgtctattcatgagtggggtcaaggacccgttaaagatTCTTATTCTAaagggatcaggccgttcgcctcgacagtataatagatacatctatagtttgtgtcgttcgaccctcgacagtgcacatattatgatgggattgggttattcgcctcggcaggattatatatcacactctcatgggagcgagccATTCGACtcggcaataaaatagatgtatctatatttcgtatcgttcgaccctcggtagtttacatattatgatgggatcaggccgtacgcctcgacatttcaaAAAAGTACTATTATGAAATTGTGCGTAATAattgacaagaagccagtgtatctgcgAGTTTTCCTAATTTGAACCGTGACGACCTATCTCGTGAGGACCATTATaaatatactccgattgaggaggtaactactagctgagagcttgagttattgttgagaggagaaTTTTACTATGTATTTGTAtttgttatttcgtttatttacttTGACTTACATCtatttacttctactgtatctgtcttttTGGACCACTaatgagtgtcgatgtcgacctttcgtcactacttctctggggttaggctagatacatactgggtacgtgttgatttatgtACACATGCTACACTTGATGCACTTATtgtacaggtacatatatgtctggtggtcttttgggctcAACAGCACGGCTATTGCGAGGACTTTACCGTGAGATGCATTTCATGTCacgatccgcagcctgcagagtctctatcagagttatttatattctcatgtctaatttgtattccagacagatgttgtattttattatatttcctagttgatactcgtgcacttgtgacaccgggttttggaggtACCTacaggttgttcattattgtagctcatgtaaatattatcatttaccctgtaaattctattttatattatttaattaatgaaaattcttattttaaaatactaaaatgagtaattaagttgatcaatcaccgttagCTTGCCTGACAACGTTGTTAGGCATCATCACAATCTTTTGTGGATTTTGGATATTGACAAAATAACTATGGGggataagagaagaagaagaagaagatcgaaAAGAGAGCAGTTGAGAGAGGGACGGAGACAATTACTTGATTTTCTTGTGTGAGAGCAATAAAAATCGAGAGCAAAGGAGATGTGGAGTAGTAGTTATGTGAGAGATAGAGGAGTTAGAGTTTGGGGGATGAGGGGTTAGAGTGTTACCTATTGAAGAGAGGCCTATTTTTTAAACATACCCAACAGGTCACTTCTGCGAGAATTTAAGCGCTTCTGCGGCCTGAGAACCGCTTCTGCGTATTAATGCACTTCTGCTATCTAAGAATCACTTCTGTGAATTAATGCGCATCTGTGTCCCTTTTCTCGATTCTACGTGTCTGCATCTGCGTGAcatgttccgcagatgcggtttcATCGGATCTCAAATAGGAAAAATTGGGCAGCCACTGTTTTTGCTTGTATTCAACACCTCAACCTACTCAAATGAACTCCTAAAATTTTGAAACTTTGCCGATTAGTCAAAAATAAGATAATAAACTATTCTAAAAACAAACTACAAAAACGTCTTGAAACAATGGCTTTAGGAAGTATACTTTATTTGTATATTGATACTTAACTTGTGCCCTTTCCGGGCTTATACttttgtatggatattgtgtgcccttgcCAGACTTTTTTTACTATTATTTATCTTGTGCCTTTGCGAGACATAGTTTGTGATTGGTGATGTATTTGCGGATTAATCgctttttgttattctattctatttttatttatttattttctttagtagtttttagtttatattatttgaagtagttttagtttatattatttttatctctttaatagtaatataatttttaataaattttctcggggtttctttatgctacggttctttcccaaataatatttttgtgttgagCGGGatgacttttccctatgatggatagcgtgacaactttcttaaggaaATTAGTCTTGTTTAGTTATGTGGAGACTtttggtactaataaaattagtctcttgtAAGTGAGTTGTGAATTGAGAATACCCCTCCGAATTTTGATTgtaaattgaaaaagtaagttgcatgagggaaaataatttttgtgataaCTTTATGGCTCATTTTATGAATCTTCGcccactagttggcatgatattACTCTAATTGTTCTTATTAAGAAGTGTAATTGATCGGTCTTGATTAgatcatgtgccatgtgtgttagtttttgttaaaaataattcttgtgtTTATCTTTGTCacctagaacttgcccggttggtctttcaatgctaatattaattatgtttggttggagggatgaccttaggtattctttgtgatctttgaaaaagcCTCTTTAGCCTTTAGAGCCTAccattatataaatattattactAGTTAATCCaatttgagcctttaaccttttctttggctacTACATTATAAAGCTTTACTCCTTTTGTGAATTAATTCTCTCTTTTGAACTCGTCCCTCCTTGAGTGTTAAAAGGTGTAttatatgaagatactcaagctccaaaagaaaagaaaaataaaatatatatatatatatatatatatatatatataaagaggagTCTTGAAAAAATTAGAGAGGAAATTCAAGGTGGTTCAATGTTGGTAACTAGAGGTCAATAAGGGCTACGTGGTCTAAAAAGAAGTaaagtgcaaaaagaaagacaaatgtgagtagtgttcaaggaggaggtagtcacttgtatcccaaatgcttatcctacccttccctaGGCCCACATTACAAGAttaaaaagtccttatgggatctccaaccgaATGCTCTTGAATTGGCGtcgaattaaaataagggcaagcttatggcatgatatttgtaacacttgaaattctttgttgagagtgagtgtccTTGTGCATTTGTCCCCTGTGTCGTTGTTGTAAATATAGTGATTTTGAGACTTTCTTTCTGGTGAGAGAGCATGAATTAtgatggattggtgacattgataAATTTCAAATTGAGTAAAGTGAGAATCTGTAGAGTAGACTAGtacttttgagtcacttcttgaggcttggttgttgtcatttatttattttgaaactCTATTGCATTCTTAAGATTGAGTTttaaatgagggagttatttggttgaagttcacattcttgagcctaattattagtactAACCAAAGCGAGAAGTGTTATGCTTAATTAGAGAATGTGATTTGAGAATGATAGCGATGCTACTTAAGCTTTAAATGGTCGAGCCTCATTGAATATTTgattttgatttgcttgaggacaagcaaaatctTTAAGTTGGGGatgttgatgagtggtgattttaccatttattttagtctcttttctttaatttttgtatCCTTTAATTGTAAAATGAGGTAATTTATGTTGCACATTGCTAGTATTTCAGGTACAATGAGTCTTGAAGAGAGTTGAAACcaaatgaagtggaattgagcaaaaaagaATTGAAAAAGTGCAAAAGTAGTCAGTGATTTTGCATATGCAAAATTCTGTATGCTTCTGCGTTCTCGCATCTGCAAGAGGTTAGCCGCATCTGTGAAATTGCCAAAGTCCATTGGGATCCCACTTGCAATTGGAAAGCCGCTTTTGCGGAGCTACTTCTGCGGTGAC containing:
- the LOC138906087 gene encoding uncharacterized protein → MGSALFWFENWTGLGDLYFMTPPDLFCDETVNNVCDVMQYGQWDEAKIRQILPEEFANHILKHTKVPMLYDVLDKPFWMLESRGDFSVKLAWEYVRRSQEPCNAYKNIWVKGLPFKIAFLMWKVWRNKLPVDD